TTGCAGTAAAGCGTCTTGAGGACGCCGGACGAACGTTTAATAGCAGAGAGCCGTGAGCCATTGACCATTCAAACAATTGAATGAGGTTTCTTCCCATTAGAGATGGGAGTTCCTCATTAAATGTGGTATCCGGCACAAGGACGTTTACTGATGATTGGAGAAGAGCTTGTCTTACACGTGTTTCGTCACCCGAAAGAAAAGTTCCGATAAAAGAAAACCTTAATTTGGCGGGCCTGGAATCCATCCTGAAATCTCCGGTACCTAAGGTCTTATTCCCAGTTGTAGTTCTGTAACTGATACTCAACGCCTCGGCGTCGCGGCCGTTGATAATTGTTGCGCCAGCTCCCGTGTCGAACAGAAAATTGACGGTGTGCCCTCTTCCGTTTTTCTGGTTTCGAGCATGAACAGTGACCATCGGCCATTCTGAAGCATAACTCGAAAAGAATCCGGGAACTGAAGGAATTAGGGGATCTATCGCTCGGCCTACATAGTATGACTCTGGGTCGAAGTCTCTGTCTGTTGCGACAAACAGATCTGGTGTAGGGATAATTAACTCAGCAGCCATTTTGCAAATTATAGAAGAAATGGTTTATTTGTTAAACTAAATTATGAATTTAAGAAATTTTTCTATTGTTATTTCTCGTATTTTTGATTTTTGGTTTTGGTCCCCTATTGTTATGTTTTCTGTGTTTACCACAGGGCTTACCAGTCAACAAATAACTCTTCTTGTGCCATTATTGTTAACTCTAAATTTGATAGTGCCAGTAGGCATTTTCTTGTATCTTCTGAAATCGGGGCGCGTCACTGATATCGATATGACAAAGAGAGAAGAAAGGCACATTGTGTGGGGAGTCGCTACTTTGAGTTTTTTACTTTCAACAACTTTAGTTTATTTTCTCGCAAATTACCTTTTTTTCGTAATAAGTTTTACTGTATTTATCGTCACTCTGACCTTATTTATTATAACTTTTAAATGGAAGATAAGTGTTCACGTCATTACCAATACCACATCTGTTTTTGTTATAAACTATCTTTTTGATTGGAAGTTGTTGTGGCTTTTTGCGGTAGTCCCAGTGGTTGCGTTTGCAAGATTTTATCTTAAGAAGCATACGCTATCTCAGATTTTGGCTGGTTTCGCTGTTGGAATAATCGAACCTTATATAATTCTGGAGGTTTTTGGCCTGATGTAGACTCTCTTAATTCTGCTAGAATCTTTGTATGGAGCTACAACAATCTTGGCAAGATAGATTTTATATCGCTGTTGCCAAAAAGAGTCCTTCTGTTATTCCCCTATTTAAATATTTATACCTTGTAATACTTTTTATTTCTGTTGGTCTTGGGACGTATTTTGAAAAATCGGTTGGGCCATATTTTCAAACGTTTTATGACTTGGGTAGGACAATGGGGCAGGCGGCGATCATTTTGCTTGGAATTGTCGTCCTCCCTGGAATTTTGGGCAGGTTTGGAATCGAAATAAGAATAACAAGAATAATTACAGTTTTTAGAAGACAGCTTGGAATCTTAGTATTTATTCTGGCTTTTTCGCATTTTTACTTAGTGAGGTTTATGCCATGGGTCACTGGACTATTTCCCTTTTGGACTGTATGGCAATTGTTTGAATACTTGGGGGCTGCTGCATTAAGTCTTTTGTTTGTAATGTTTTTAACTTCAAATAACTACAGTATGAGAACACTGGGCAGATGGTGGAAAAGGACTCATCGGATTGTGTATGTAGTCCTGTGGTTATTAGTTCTTCACACTGGTTTGCAAAGAATTAGCATTTGGTCTGTTTTTATTTTTATTTTTGCTGCTCTTGAAGTCGCTTCGCTTCTTTACGCTCGATTTAAATCTAAGTCTCAACCTGAACAATTAAAATCATGACTGTTCGTGAACTAACAGACAAGGATAAATCCGTCTACAATAAAGTTGTTTCCCATATTATCCAATCTTGGGAGTGGGGAGAGTTTAGAAAAAAGACTGGCGTCGATCTTGCGCGAGTGGGTCAATTTGACGGTAAAAAGTTGGTTTCCGCTTATCAATTAACCTTTCACTCAGTCCCTTACACAAACCAAACGATTGGATATTTTCCCAAAGGGTCCATGCCAACCAAATGGATGGTTGATAGTTTGTCGCGGCTTGGTAGGGAAAAGAATGCTGCTTTTATTAAGATTGAGCCGGATGTTGAAACAAGAAATCAGCAACAAGAAAACAGCAAGCTGGAAGGGCTGGGGTTGGTCAAATCCAAAAAATCGCTTTTTACAAAATACAATTTTATTTTGGACCTTACGAAGGGTGAGGAAGAGTTAATGCGCGCGATGCACTCAAAGACGCGCTACAACATAAAAGTTGCACAGAAAAAAGGTGTCGAGGTTTATACAACGGACGCGGACGCGGATTTTGAAACTTACTTAAATTTATATTTTGAAACGACAAAAAGGCAGAAATATTTTGGCCACACACCACACTATCACAAACTTGCATGGGAGACGTTAAAAGCTGCAGGAATGGCAAAGATATTAATCGCCAAATACAAAGGTAAACCACTGACTGCGTGGATGCTTCTTAATTTTGGAAATACACTTTATTATCCTTACGGGGGGTCGTCCATAGAACACAGAGAGGTGATGGCTTCTAATTTGGTCGCGTGGGAAGCAATCAAGTTAGGGCGCAGTCTGGGGCTTAAAAACTTCGACATGTGGGGGGCATTGGGACCCGATGCCGACCCTAAAGATCCATGGTACGGCTTTCATAGATTTAAGGCTGGATATGCTCCAAAACACGTGGAATACGTAGGAACCTGGGATCTTGTTTTGAAACCTGCTGTTTACAGTACTTTAAATATCGCAGAGAAAATAAGATGGATTTTCTTGAGAGCTACAAGG
This DNA window, taken from Candidatus Curtissbacteria bacterium, encodes the following:
- a CDS encoding retroviral-like aspartic protease family protein; protein product: MAAELIIPTPDLFVATDRDFDPESYYVGRAIDPLIPSVPGFFSSYASEWPMVTVHARNQKNGRGHTVNFLFDTGAGATIINGRDAEALSISYRTTTGNKTLGTGDFRMDSRPAKLRFSFIGTFLSGDETRVRQALLQSSVNVLVPDTTFNEELPSLMGRNLIQLFEWSMAHGSLLLNVRPASSRRFTANAISRKNY
- a CDS encoding peptidoglycan bridge formation glycyltransferase FemA/FemB family protein is translated as MTVRELTDKDKSVYNKVVSHIIQSWEWGEFRKKTGVDLARVGQFDGKKLVSAYQLTFHSVPYTNQTIGYFPKGSMPTKWMVDSLSRLGREKNAAFIKIEPDVETRNQQQENSKLEGLGLVKSKKSLFTKYNFILDLTKGEEELMRAMHSKTRYNIKVAQKKGVEVYTTDADADFETYLNLYFETTKRQKYFGHTPHYHKLAWETLKAAGMAKILIAKYKGKPLTAWMLLNFGNTLYYPYGGSSIEHREVMASNLVAWEAIKLGRSLGLKNFDMWGALGPDADPKDPWYGFHRFKAGYAPKHVEYVGTWDLVLKPAVYSTLNIAEKIRWIFLRATR
- a CDS encoding ferric reductase-like transmembrane domain-containing protein, with product MELQQSWQDRFYIAVAKKSPSVIPLFKYLYLVILFISVGLGTYFEKSVGPYFQTFYDLGRTMGQAAIILLGIVVLPGILGRFGIEIRITRIITVFRRQLGILVFILAFSHFYLVRFMPWVTGLFPFWTVWQLFEYLGAAALSLLFVMFLTSNNYSMRTLGRWWKRTHRIVYVVLWLLVLHTGLQRISIWSVFIFIFAALEVASLLYARFKSKSQPEQLKS